One segment of Haloplanus natans DSM 17983 DNA contains the following:
- the folP gene encoding dihydropteroate synthase, with translation MRNVDAAGLGIGDDYPPRIMGVLNVSKESPYSPSVFDDPGEAATYVDEELIDEGADIVDVGLESANKRFEVLTAQEELDRLDTAVAAMESVSGDAVFSIETRYHEVAEAALDAGFDMVNDICGFADPEMPRVCAERDVAVAKMASPPDLERPGAVEAVDDIYDALQREGLTDKTIVDPAFGGWSEAKTLEDDRETFRRLREFRALDRPILVSINRKNFLRDLAGRSTEAALPVSLAATAMAVERGAHVVRTHDVAETRDAALIGKAFTRDRLKTADGVAVEELDVTSVGEMRRHLDRVGGEASAAGRGVVRTFELSGLSPGERETVTDAARSTPVVVAGDGATRLLAGTPADLSAVVEAAAGRSDALDAALSVIADGVA, from the coding sequence ATGCGCAACGTGGACGCCGCTGGCCTCGGCATCGGCGACGACTACCCCCCACGGATCATGGGGGTGTTGAACGTGAGCAAGGAGTCGCCGTACTCGCCGAGCGTGTTCGACGATCCGGGCGAGGCGGCGACGTACGTCGACGAGGAACTCATCGACGAGGGCGCAGACATCGTCGACGTGGGTCTGGAGTCCGCGAACAAGCGCTTCGAGGTGCTCACCGCCCAGGAGGAACTCGACCGCCTCGACACCGCCGTCGCGGCGATGGAGAGCGTCTCCGGCGACGCCGTCTTCTCCATCGAGACGCGCTATCACGAAGTGGCCGAGGCGGCCCTCGACGCCGGCTTCGACATGGTCAACGACATCTGCGGGTTCGCCGACCCCGAGATGCCGCGGGTCTGTGCCGAACGCGACGTGGCCGTCGCGAAGATGGCGAGCCCACCCGATCTCGAACGTCCCGGCGCCGTCGAGGCCGTCGACGACATCTACGACGCCCTGCAACGCGAGGGACTCACCGACAAGACCATCGTCGATCCCGCCTTCGGCGGGTGGAGCGAGGCGAAGACGCTCGAAGACGACCGCGAGACGTTCCGTCGACTCCGGGAGTTTCGCGCCCTCGACCGCCCGATCCTCGTCTCGATCAACCGGAAGAACTTCCTTCGGGACCTCGCCGGGCGGTCGACCGAGGCGGCTCTCCCCGTCAGCCTCGCCGCCACGGCGATGGCCGTCGAACGCGGTGCGCACGTGGTCCGCACCCACGACGTGGCCGAGACGCGGGACGCCGCCCTGATCGGCAAGGCGTTCACGCGCGACCGCTTGAAGACGGCCGATGGCGTGGCTGTGGAAGAACTCGACGTGACGAGCGTCGGGGAGATGCGCCGACACCTCGACCGAGTCGGTGGCGAGGCGTCGGCCGCGGGCCGGGGCGTCGTGCGAACCTTCGAGCTCTCGGGGCTCTCGCCCGGCGAACGCGAGACGGTCACCGACGCCGCCCGGTCGACACCCGTCGTCGTCGCCGGCGACGGCGCGACCCGACTGCTCGCCGGAACGCCCGCGGACCTGTCGGCCGTCGTCGAGGCGGCGGCCGGCCGGTCCGATGCACTCGACGCCGCCCTATCCGTCATCGCGGACGGCGTGGCGTAA
- a CDS encoding 6-hydroxymethylpterin diphosphokinase MptE-like protein codes for MNYRTWRPVYERILSDFGYGRVADEQARDRLADLVTAFDESRLPRIDDATVAVAGAAPSLEAEVDVAADADVVVAASAAAARLPEVGVTVDLMVTDLDKTPDTARALTQAGVPVAVHAHGDNVPAVERWVPRFDGAYVLPTTQAEPRGPVRNYGGFTDGDRAAFLADAFGAATLRFPGWDFDDGSVGAEKRSKLVWAERLLHWLERRRGERFDVLDGRRNRIDPL; via the coding sequence ATGAACTATCGGACCTGGCGCCCGGTGTACGAACGGATCCTGAGTGACTTCGGTTACGGCCGGGTGGCGGACGAACAGGCCCGCGACCGACTCGCCGACCTCGTGACCGCTTTCGACGAGTCGCGACTCCCCCGGATCGACGACGCAACCGTCGCCGTCGCCGGCGCGGCCCCGTCGCTCGAAGCCGAGGTCGATGTCGCCGCCGACGCGGACGTCGTCGTCGCCGCCTCGGCGGCGGCCGCCCGCCTCCCAGAGGTCGGCGTCACCGTCGATCTGATGGTGACCGACCTCGATAAGACGCCCGACACCGCCCGCGCGCTGACCCAGGCGGGCGTCCCCGTCGCGGTCCACGCCCACGGCGACAACGTCCCCGCCGTCGAGCGGTGGGTGCCGCGGTTCGACGGCGCGTACGTCCTGCCGACGACGCAGGCCGAACCTCGCGGCCCCGTCCGTAACTACGGCGGGTTCACCGACGGCGACCGAGCCGCGTTCCTCGCCGACGCCTTCGGTGCCGCAACCCTCCGATTTCCAGGGTGGGACTTCGACGACGGGAGCGTCGGCGCGGAGAAACGGTCGAAACTCGTGTGGGCCGAGCGGCTGCTCCACTGGCTCGAACGTCGCCGTGGCGAGCGATTCGACGTGCTCGACGGTCGACGGAATCGGATCGACCCGCTCTAA
- a CDS encoding signal peptidase I, which translates to MKYDMRQIVRPPTVGRALLVVVLLALIAPFVVYAVPATVGAEASYVVLTASMTPAIAPGDVVIVDSVPARSVAVGDVIVFEQRSGDAIPITHRVIDVERPADAPPSFRTKGDANEDADLTPVTPDRLVGRVVFTIPLIGHVVQFVGTPAGFVTLVVLPLGLLVASEVTSLLRAGRPDEVTAAPTADANDPAAPSASAAAEADDAATDPAPDDQVVVTPADLTLTSIALGAFTVYAGYAAFQTTTTLSVTLAVAGAALFALAVGIRLFASADESAADRLASAPTVHVDAGRSPGPTVEVPSPGDLSGIAATLGRPVLRDDRDRYVVLDGSVTYACEAPAESDATTDADEHTDAALAPESLTPTATEPSGASR; encoded by the coding sequence ATGAAATACGATATGCGGCAGATCGTGCGCCCCCCGACGGTTGGACGAGCGCTGCTCGTCGTCGTCCTGTTGGCCCTGATCGCCCCCTTCGTCGTGTACGCGGTCCCTGCGACCGTGGGCGCCGAGGCGAGTTACGTGGTCCTGACGGCGAGCATGACGCCGGCCATCGCGCCGGGTGACGTGGTCATCGTCGACAGCGTTCCGGCCCGCTCGGTCGCCGTCGGCGACGTGATCGTCTTCGAACAGCGGTCCGGCGACGCCATCCCGATCACCCACCGGGTGATCGACGTGGAGCGACCGGCGGACGCTCCGCCATCGTTCCGCACCAAAGGTGACGCGAACGAGGACGCCGATCTGACGCCCGTGACCCCCGACCGGCTGGTCGGCCGGGTCGTCTTCACCATCCCCCTGATCGGGCACGTCGTCCAGTTCGTCGGAACGCCCGCCGGCTTCGTCACCCTCGTGGTGCTCCCACTCGGACTGCTGGTCGCCTCCGAGGTCACCAGCCTGCTTCGGGCGGGGCGACCCGACGAGGTGACGGCAGCGCCGACGGCGGACGCGAACGACCCGGCCGCCCCGAGCGCCTCGGCGGCCGCCGAAGCCGACGACGCAGCGACCGACCCGGCCCCCGACGATCAGGTCGTCGTCACGCCGGCGGATCTGACGTTGACGAGCATCGCGCTCGGCGCGTTCACCGTCTACGCCGGCTACGCCGCCTTTCAGACGACGACGACCCTCTCCGTGACACTCGCCGTCGCCGGCGCGGCGCTGTTCGCCCTCGCGGTCGGTATCCGACTGTTCGCATCCGCCGACGAGTCGGCGGCCGACCGGTTGGCGTCCGCACCCACGGTGCACGTCGACGCCGGCCGGTCGCCCGGCCCGACCGTCGAGGTACCGTCGCCCGGTGACCTGAGTGGCATCGCCGCGACGCTCGGTCGGCCCGTCCTGCGCGACGACCGCGACCGGTACGTCGTCCTCGACGGATCGGTGACGTACGCCTGTGAGGCGCCGGCCGAGAGCGACGCGACGACCGACGCTGATGAGCACACCGACGCCGCGCTGGCCCCGGAGTCGCTCACGCCAACCGCCACGGAGCCGAGCGGAGCGAGTCGATGA